In Runella sp. SP2, the genomic window GCAAAAAGCGAATCGGAGCGAATGCCCGCTACGGTAAATTCTTTGATGGTGATATCGAGTTCTTCGGCCGTCAGTTCGATGGCCTTGTTCATGTTTTCGACCGAAAGGTGTTCACCACAAAGGCTCAAATAGTGCTTAGTACGGCCCGTAACGGCGATTTCGGCGCGTTCTTTATTGACAAACTTGACCGTATCGCCAATCAAATAACGCCACGCCCCCGAGCAAGTGGAAAGCAAAAGTGCGTAGTCCACGCCCTCTTCTACTTCGTCAATCATCAGTGTTTCGGGGTTGCAAATTAGCTCGCCATCCTCGTTGAAGTTTTTGTCGTTGAAAGGCACAAATTCGTAGAAAATGCCATTATCAAGCACCAAACGCATCCCATCGGCATGGGGGCGGTTTTGGAAAGCAATAAATCCTTCTGAAGCCAAGTAGGTGTCGATGTAAATCAAGGGGCGCGCCAATAATTTCTCAAAACCTGCACGATAAGGTTCAAACGAAACCCCTCCGTGACCAAAAACGGTGAGGTTGGGCCAAATGTCGTGGATGGTATCGAGGTTGTAACGCTCAATGATTTTTTCCATGATGATTTGAAGCCACGCAGGTACGCCAGCCATAAAACCAATGTCCCAGCTTGGGGCTTCTTCTACAATCTTTTCGAGCTTACGCGACCAATCGCGTTCGCGGGCAATTTCGCGCCCTGGCTTGTAGTAGCGTTCAAACCAAAAAGGAATATTTTTGGCATTGATACCGCTTACATCTCCCTCAAAACGCCCTTCGTCGATGGCCGTCAGGTCGATACTTCCTCCGACGAGGAAGAAACTTTTTTCGTACAAATCGCTCGGAATTTCTTCGTAACGCCCCAACGAAAAGATTTGGCGCAAGCTCGTATTACGAAACGACTTGGCCATGGCTTTCGTCACAGGGATGTATTTTGAAGCGGCTTCGGACGTTCCCGAGCTCAACGCAAAATACTTGACCCGCCCAGGCCAACAAACGTTTTTTTCACCTTCACGTGCCTTGTTCCACCACTCACGGTAAATTTTTTCGTAGTTGTGAACAGGAACAAATTCTTTATATTTTTCGTAAAAAGTTTTGCTTTCGTCAAAAACGGCTGCATTGAGAATGTCCTCAAACTGGTATTTTTCACCAAATTGCGTATAACGAGCCTTGGCAAGAAGCTTGCTTAGGGTTTTACGCTGTATGTTAGCAAAATCTACATTTTCTTTCTGAATACGAGTTGAGAGCTTGATTCCTCCTTTTAACAAGTTTCCCAAAAGTGCCATGCTATCAGGGGTTTTTAGTGTTGTGTATCTTTCTTTATAGGTTAGACTAGAATTGCCATTGCTGCATGAGCTTCATGGTTTCGTAGGCTGTTAAATCATATTGGCACGGAACTACCGATACGTAATTGTTTTCTAGTGCCCACTCGCACGTATCTTCCTGACCTGCGTCGAAATTTACGAAATTGCCTGATAGCCAAAAATAGCTACGGCCGTGTGGGTCTTTTCTTTTGTCAAATTCTTCTTGCCATTTGCCGTTCGTTTGGCGACAAATACGTACTCCCTTCAATGCTTCCTCCGATTTTTTCGGAAAATTAACGTTGAGCGCTACCCCTTTAGGTAGTCCGTTGGCAAGAACATTGCTGGCAATCTGTTTTACGAACGACCTAACGTGCGAAAAATCCGCGTCAGAGGCAAAGTCGCAAAGCGAAAAACCAATCGAAGGAATTCCTTCGATGGCTCCTTCAATCGCCGCCGACATTGTCCCTGAGTACAAGACACTTATCGACGTGTTAGAGCCGTGATTGATACCACTTACTACTAGGTCGGGAGTACGGTCTTTAAGGACGTAGTGCTTGCCTAGTTTCACACAATCGGCAGGAGTGCCGCTACATTCGTAGGCTTTTACGCCTTCAAAAATAGGAGTGGCGTGTAGCCGAAGAGGTTCGCCAATGGTGATGGCGTGTCCCATGCCCGACTGAGGGCTATCGGGGGCTACGACCACTACTTCTCCTAGCTCTTGCATTACTTCTACTAACGTCCTGATTCCTAATGAGGTAATACCGTCGTCATTGCTGACCAATATAAGTGGTTTTGGGGAATACATATTCAATAATCGCTCGTTTAAAGGCTGGCAAAGTTACGGACAAATCGTCATATTTTTATGCTGGCCTATTCGTAGCCATTTTTCAATACTATCTTTCCCCCTTTTTGTGCTACTATTTCAATTTCGGTTTCATCAATGGGTTTCACAATCATTCCTTGTTGTACTTTTACAAGATGTGTTTTAAAAGGAAGTTTCAAGCGAGCCACGCCGCCTTTTTCTGAGTACAGCTGAATTTCATCTACGTTTCCGCCCGTCCGAGTGGCACTTACCAAAAACGCCCCCTCCGCACGAAGGTCACGAAATGACGCCTCCGTCCAATCAGCAGGGACGGCGGGAAAAACGTTGA contains:
- a CDS encoding GH3 auxin-responsive promoter family protein, giving the protein MALLGNLLKGGIKLSTRIQKENVDFANIQRKTLSKLLAKARYTQFGEKYQFEDILNAAVFDESKTFYEKYKEFVPVHNYEKIYREWWNKAREGEKNVCWPGRVKYFALSSGTSEAASKYIPVTKAMAKSFRNTSLRQIFSLGRYEEIPSDLYEKSFFLVGGSIDLTAIDEGRFEGDVSGINAKNIPFWFERYYKPGREIARERDWSRKLEKIVEEAPSWDIGFMAGVPAWLQIIMEKIIERYNLDTIHDIWPNLTVFGHGGVSFEPYRAGFEKLLARPLIYIDTYLASEGFIAFQNRPHADGMRLVLDNGIFYEFVPFNDKNFNEDGELICNPETLMIDEVEEGVDYALLLSTCSGAWRYLIGDTVKFVNKERAEIAVTGRTKHYLSLCGEHLSVENMNKAIELTAEELDITIKEFTVAGIRSDSLFAHHWYIGTDDHVAPEVLREKIDGHLKVLNDDYVVERRHALKDVLVTVVPSSTFYGWLEAKGKMGGQNKVPRVLKKNLLTDWENYLQQQGLTV
- the surE gene encoding 5'/3'-nucleotidase SurE; translated protein: MYSPKPLILVSNDDGITSLGIRTLVEVMQELGEVVVVAPDSPQSGMGHAITIGEPLRLHATPIFEGVKAYECSGTPADCVKLGKHYVLKDRTPDLVVSGINHGSNTSISVLYSGTMSAAIEGAIEGIPSIGFSLCDFASDADFSHVRSFVKQIASNVLANGLPKGVALNVNFPKKSEEALKGVRICRQTNGKWQEEFDKRKDPHGRSYFWLSGNFVNFDAGQEDTCEWALENNYVSVVPCQYDLTAYETMKLMQQWQF